The DNA sequence GTGCCGCCGTCGTGCTCGGTGAAGGTGAAGACGTTGCACGCCACCGGCAGCTCGGGGTTGGGGGTGAAGTCCAGGTCGGCGAAGCCGTCGGTGAAGGTGAAGCTCCTCGGCTCGTCGACGGACGTGATCTCCCAGTACCCGGCGTGCTGGTCGCCCTGCGGTCCGGTCATGACATAGGTGACCCGTCCGCCGGGGCGAAGGTCGTGGTCGACGACGGTGGCCGGGTAACTCGGCGGCCCCCACACCTTCTCCAGCTGGCGGGGATCGGCGTAGATCTGCCAGATCCGCGCCACCGGTGC is a window from the Mycolicibacterium anyangense genome containing:
- a CDS encoding SRPBCC family protein, with the protein product MPVTDVQHDLDNLSLTITADFAAPVARIWQIYADPRQLEKVWGPPSYPATVVDHDLRPGGRVTYVMTGPQGDQHAGYWEITSVDEPRSFTFTDGFADLDFTPNPELPVACNVFTFTEHDGGTRATYVTTYASAEALQTVLDMGVIEGATSAINQIDDLIAS